The nucleotide sequence CTTAGAAGGCAGATACAAGGATGTGAATATGGCAGGGGGACTGACCTTGATGGGGATCACGAATCTTCTCAAGGACATGGAGTTTCCGTTCTTTTTCGGCGGGGACGGTGTGACCATCTTGCTTCCCGGTTCTAGATTAAGGGAGATCCAGGACATTCTTGCTGATACGAGAGAATTCGTAAGAGATTATTTTAAGATGGATCTTCGTATCGGGTTTGTGCCTGTTTCCGATATTTACGAAGCGGGTTATAGTCTGACTATGGCCAAACTTAGGATCTCTAAACATTATACACAGGCTGTTTTAGGGGGAACAGGTGTGGCTTACGCTGAGATTAAGATCAAAGAACCGGACTCCCAGTATTTAACAGATAATTCTTATATTCCGAATATTCGCGCTGATTTTTCAGGATTTACGTGTAGATGGAAAGATATCCAAAGTCCAAAAGGGGAAATGGTCGCTCTTATCGTTAAGATCGATTCGACTTCCGATTCGGAAGCTGCAAAAACTCTCTCCGGTTTACTTTCCTTGATCGATTCTTTGTACGGTTCCGAGAGGGAATATCATCCCTTGAGAGAAGAAAATCTGATCATAGAACATTCTTCTTCGGTTTTGAATAAGGAAGCTATCGCTTCTTCCAAAGGAAACAGTATATTAAAAAAATTGTATCTCTGGAAAATTAAATTCGAAACGTACGGTGCGGAACTTGCGATACGTTGGAATCTCCCTTTAAAAGCGTTTCACTATAAACTCAATAAGTTGAAAAATTATCAGATTATCTCTTCCGATTTTAGGAAATTCGACGGAACGTTCAAAATGGTATTTGCTACGGATACCGCGGATAGAAAAAAATTAGAGTCAAGTTTAGCGGAGGCGGAGAAGGCGGGAAAATTACATTTTGGGATCCATATCTCGGATAGAGCCTTGATGACCTGTCTATTACACGCGGGAACGGAAAGAGAAGTCCATTTTATCGATGGGGCAGGCGGAGGTTACGCCTTGGCTGCCACAGTCCTTAAGAAAAAATTGCAAGCAGTCGGCGTATAGTCATTTTTAATCCTTTTCCAACCAATAGTAGAATGCGGGTAATAATACCAGGGTTAGGATCGTGGAAGAAAAAATCCCTCCTATCACAACTGTGGCCAGAGGTTTCTGGACTTCCGCCCCTAACCCTGTTCCGAACGCCATTGGAATAAAACCGAAAGAAGCGACTAACGCAGTCATGACTACCGGGCGTATCCGACTGACTGCACCTTCTAGTACCGCTTCTTTTACTCCGAGTTTACTTTCTTCTCGGATCCGATCGATCGTGTATAATTTTACGAGTCCATTTAAGACTGCAATTCCGGAAAGAGCGATACACCCTACGAATGCGGATACGCTTAAGTCCATACCCCGTAGAAATAGGAACCAGATCCCTCCGGTCAAGGCAAAAGGAACGCAGAAAAACACCAGCAGTGCCTGCTTGATCGATCTGAGCCCCAAGTAAAGAACGGTGAAGATCATGAATAATGTGGCAGGAATGATTACCGATAATTTTTCTTTTGCATGGGAAAGATTTTCTATCTGCCCTCCCCAGAAAATGGAATATCCATTAGGGATCTGTAATTTTGAGACCTGAGTGACCGCTTCCTTATAAAATCCTTCCAAGTCCCTACCTCTTAAGTTTACGGAAACAGCCACGAATCTTCTGGATCTATTCCTGGAAATGGTCATGACCTTCTCTTTTTTTTGGATGGAAGCCAATAGTCGGATCGGCACAGTTCCTCCGTCTTCCGTTCCGACGGTGATATCTCCTATTTCAGATTCTCTGTTCCGAAATTCTTCCGAGAGCCGGATCTTAATGGGGAATCTGACTTCTTCCTCGTAAAATCCGCCTAACTCGAATCCGCTCATGGAACTTTCCAACACTGAGTTAAATAAAGGTAAGGAGATATTATAATATTTTAGTTTTGTGCTATCCGGGATTACATCGATTACGTTCGATTTTCTTAATGCCATGATCGGATCTAACTCGACTTCCACCGCACCGGGGATCTTTTCTAGGGTATTTTTCAATTCTTCTTGGAGTCTGAGTAAAACGTTCAGATCCTTTCCTAAGATCCTAACACTTATATCAGCTCTGCTTCCTTCCAATAATTCGTTAAATCTGGCTTCTAACGGTTGGCTTAACGTCAGTTCCGATTCCGGGAATTTTTCTTTTACCGATGCTTCGATCTTATCCAAAAATTTTTCCCAAGTTCTTTTTTCTAAAAGATCCGGTAGTATATCCTTTTTTAGAATGATGAATGTATCCGCATTAAATGGTCCCATCGGATCGTTCGCGACCGAACTAGTTCCGATCCTAGAAAATACACTTTCGACTTCCGGCATTTTCCCTAGGAAAAGTTCTAGTTCTTTTTGCTCTCGTAAACTTTCTTCCAATCCCGTGTTCCCATTTCTGACTATGACCAACATCAGATCACCTTCCGTTAATTTAGGAAGGAATACTGTTCCCATTCTGAAATACATCAGAAGTGTCGCAGCGAAAAAAATTAGGGAATATAGAATGATCTTACGAGGTTGGTCTAAGATCTTCGGTAATTTTTCCGCATACCAATTTACTATCTTGCTGTCTTTTTTCCGACTATGCGTTCCTAAATTTTTGGGCGATAGGAAGAAGTATAATAGAGGAGGAAGAAGGAAAACTGCTAAGAATAAACTAAAACCTAAAGCGAGAAGGACTGTCTCCGCCATAGGCCGGAACATTCTTCCGGGGATCCCATCCAAGGTTAGGATCGGGACATAGACCAACATGATCACCAAGATCCCGAAAGATACGGGCTTTAGTACTTCCAAAGAAGAATCTAAGATCATCTTTCTCTTTTCTTCTTTGTTTGAGAATTTTCCGGTCTCAAATTTGGAGAGAACATTCTCCGTAATTACTATGGACGCATCCACCAAAAGTCCAAAATCGATCGCTCCCAGGCTCATTAGGTTGGCAGAGATCCCGAAAAATCTCATACAAACGGAAGCGAGTAACATAGAACCCGGAATGATGAATGCTACGATCAAGGACGCTCTCAAGTTGAATAATATTAGAAAAAGTGTAAGTATTACTAAGATCGCACCTTCTCCCAGGTTTTTTAGGACCGTTTTGATGGTGGACTGGATTAAGAAGGATCTTTCCAATAGGATCCTCACTTTCACATTTTCCGGCAGGCTGAGATTTGAGACTGCCTTATGGAGATCTTCGTTTACTTTATAACTGTTTTCTCCTTTTAGCATTAAGGCTGTACCGAGTACGATCTCTTTTCCGTTGGAACTTGCCCCTCCCAATCTCGGTGTGCCGTGTTCGTTTACATCAGCTATATCCGAGACTCTTACGGATCCGCCTGTCAGAGTCCTTCTGACTGAAATGGCGGAAATTTCATTTAGATTTTTTTTAAGACCGTAAGCTCTTACGATGGAGATCTTTCCTGAGTTCTCTATAAATCCACCGCCGAAACTTTCTCCAATGGTGGCAATGTCTCGTATGATCTGATCGATAGAAAGTCCCCAACGTTTCATACGGTTCGGATCTAGATCTATATGGATCTCTTTTTCGTAACCACCGTTGGAATCCACTTCCACGATCCCGGGAACCATCGCTTTGATCTGGGGGCGAACCACGTAATCCTGGACCGTCCTTAAAAATAAAAGTTTTTTCTCTTCGGGAAGTCTGTCTAGTTCGGAGTTCGGAACCGCTTCTACCGAGTAAAAAAATATTTCTCCAAGCCCTGTAGTATTCGGAACGATTGTGGGGGTTACACCGGGAGGAAGTTTTTCCTTAGCGCTGGATATCCTTTCCGCTACCATTGCTCTTGCTTGATAAATATCCGTAGTTTCCTTAAAGATCAGAGATATATTAGATAAACCGAATTTAGATACGGACCGAACGTCGATCAGATTCGGTAGCCCTAAAAGTTCCGTTTCTAGGGGAAAAGTGATCACCTTCTCCACTTGTTCCGGATCCAAGGAGCCGGTATCCGTAGTGACGATCACTTGCACATTTGTGATATCCGGCACTGCGTCTATCGGCACTTCGTTTAATGTATAGAAGGAGAATATTAATAAAAACGAAACCAGTCCTACTGATAAGAATGGGTTATTTAGGCTGGTATTCAAAAGTCTGGCTAGCATTGCCCATTACTCCTAAAATGTCTTTTTCGTTCGTGATATAAAGCAGGTTGAGAAGGCTTTCTAAATGGGAAATTTGAGCGTCCAGAACCGCATGATGTGTTTCGTGTAACTGGTTTTCTAGTTCCAAGTAGCTGATAAGTTGAATTCTTCCTCTTTTGAACTCCATATCCGCGAAGTTCAGATCACGGTCGATACGATCCAATTGGGCCAGATCATAAAGTCTCAAGTTGATCTTGGATTGTTCATAGTCCAAAAACGATTGATTAAAGGAAGTTTGTATTAAGTTTTCCTGATATATTAGTCGATCCTGCTTTGACCTCATGTTGGTCTCGGCAGATGCCACTTTATTTTGAAATTGGTCCCAAACAGGGATCCTGAATTTCAATCCGAAATCGTAAAATCGGTTGGCAACACCGGATTTATCCTCTCCGATCTGGCTGGTTATGGAATAATCCGGATATTTTTCCAAGTTTGCTAATCTGAGTTCCGTTCTGGCCTTATCCAATTCTCCTCTTGCGGCAAGAATAGACGGATTTTGAGAAACCGCCTTCTTTTCCAGTTCCTTTCGATCGAATTTTACTCCGGATCGAAAATATGGGATTTTCAGGTTCGGTACGGATTCTTGTCTTAAATACAAGTTTAAGGATTCGTAATCTTTTGCGGCTCCCAATTCAAGATCGTTAAAATGTTTCCGCAGAGCTAGGATTTTGGTTTCTATGATGAATAGGTCCGTTTTTGCCTGAGGAGTGAAGAAGGGCCTCGCTTTGATATAACTTTCTATCAAGGAAAGTCTCTTAAGTCTTTCTTTTACGTGATTTTTCTTATCCGCTGCCACTAAGTAACGATAGGCGAATTTGATCGAGCTGAGTCGGATGGAATTATAGGCTTCTATTTGTTGGATCTCTTTGATCTTGGAATCATTATCCACCAAAAGTTGTTTGAGCTCTTTCCTCCCTGGAAAATAAATAGGCTGCTCGATTTGTACGGCATATTCCGCACCGGATTCGTCTGCTGCCTTTCTCTGACCGTAGTCGAGATACACGGAAGGGTTTTGTGTCCTACCTTCCTGTTTCCTTTTATAAAAAAGGCTTTCTAAATCGGAATGGATCGCGGTGAGCAAAGGAGAATTTTTCTCCGCGATTGTCATAATAGAATTTAAGTCTAATTCTTTTCCGGGATCATTCTCCGATGCCTGAACTGGGAGGAATAATATCCAAAAAATAGATAAAAATACGGGTATATAAGAAAAGCGCACGATAACCTCACATTATAAAAACAAAATATTATAATGTGAGATCTAGATTAAAATTCTGACGTAAGAGAGATGGGTAAGTGTTTCCGAGTTGGAAAGTTTTTCGAATTTGATTTGAAAGGGGAAGAACGACCAAATACGCACCAGAGCCCCTAAACTCATTCTGAAATGTTCGAAAACTTGGACAGGAAAGGATAGAATGGAGCGGGAGTCCTCTATTTCCTTTTTGATGGAAACAAGATCCCAATCACATACGGGACCACTGTCCCGGTTTTGGTCCTGATGGCAAGGGGAGGAGTCGGAAGTACCGGCTTCGATCTCGCAAAAAGGGCCGCAATTGAACGCAGGCACGAGAATAGAAAGTAAGGCGCAAGCCACCAGGACTTTCAAGGATCTCGATTTCATTCTTCCAGAGTAACAGTCGGCCCGAGAAAGTAAATTGAAAAAACCGTATATAGGCCCCATCGGGCCTGTTTGATTTTTATCAGTATCTGTAGAATTTAGCGGGAGCGGACCTTCTTCTTTTTTGCCGCAACTTTACGTTTAACTGAAGTCTTCTTAACAAGACGTTTGACTGACTTTTTGCGAGCCGCTTTTTTCTTTGTAATCGATCTCTTGGAGGAGGAGACTTTCGATTTTGTCGCCTTCTTCTTTGGAATACTTTTCTTTTTGGGAATTGTTCTCTTTTTTAAAGAAGAAGCTTTATTTGCTTCCGCCAAAGATTTTCTGAACCAGAAAATCAGATCTTCGTCGTCTTCTAAAACTTCTTCCGGAACCTCCCAATAGGAAACGCGGACCATTTTTCCGTCTTTACCCGTGTAAGTGAATGGGGTCATTCCCGAAGATTCGTACTCAGCTTGGTTGGATTCTCCCACTCTGAAATACAATCGATCCTTAATGACCATCGCAAAGATCTGTGATCCGGAATAGATCCCGAAACCTCCGAACATATTTTTATAAGATAAGGGACCGCAGACTTTTAATCTATCTTGGACATGTGTAAGGAAAGAACTCATAGGCAGGGGATTGTCTCCCGGTACAATAAATTGACAAGAAAAAATCCAACTAAAGAAGCCTTGGGAATAAAAATCCGCTAATATCTATAATACTGCTTTTAGCCTATCCGATACTTGTTTGTTCTTTTCTAATTTTCCGAACGAAAGGACTTGGGTCGGACAATTCACCACACAAGCGGAACATCTGACACATTGAACACTGTCCATAGGTCTTCCTTTGTTAGCATAATTCATCACATCGATCCCTTGGTGGCAAACAGAAGTGCAAATATTGCAAGAGATACACCTTTTTTTCTCGGAGAAGATCCGGAACTTACTGAACCTAGCGTAGATATGCATGAGCGCTGAAAGTGGACAGAACATTCTGCA is from Leptospira sp. WS58.C1 and encodes:
- a CDS encoding DUF3095 domain-containing protein is translated as MNILSHSTTNFYKELPEISQFSEVTDSKHYRKVPEDWIVIVTDIVKSTEAILEGRYKDVNMAGGLTLMGITNLLKDMEFPFFFGGDGVTILLPGSRLREIQDILADTREFVRDYFKMDLRIGFVPVSDIYEAGYSLTMAKLRISKHYTQAVLGGTGVAYAEIKIKEPDSQYLTDNSYIPNIRADFSGFTCRWKDIQSPKGEMVALIVKIDSTSDSEAAKTLSGLLSLIDSLYGSEREYHPLREENLIIEHSSSVLNKEAIASSKGNSILKKLYLWKIKFETYGAELAIRWNLPLKAFHYKLNKLKNYQIISSDFRKFDGTFKMVFATDTADRKKLESSLAEAEKAGKLHFGIHISDRALMTCLLHAGTEREVHFIDGAGGGYALAATVLKKKLQAVGV
- a CDS encoding efflux RND transporter permease subunit, whose product is MLARLLNTSLNNPFLSVGLVSFLLIFSFYTLNEVPIDAVPDITNVQVIVTTDTGSLDPEQVEKVITFPLETELLGLPNLIDVRSVSKFGLSNISLIFKETTDIYQARAMVAERISSAKEKLPPGVTPTIVPNTTGLGEIFFYSVEAVPNSELDRLPEEKKLLFLRTVQDYVVRPQIKAMVPGIVEVDSNGGYEKEIHIDLDPNRMKRWGLSIDQIIRDIATIGESFGGGFIENSGKISIVRAYGLKKNLNEISAISVRRTLTGGSVRVSDIADVNEHGTPRLGGASSNGKEIVLGTALMLKGENSYKVNEDLHKAVSNLSLPENVKVRILLERSFLIQSTIKTVLKNLGEGAILVILTLFLILFNLRASLIVAFIIPGSMLLASVCMRFFGISANLMSLGAIDFGLLVDASIVITENVLSKFETGKFSNKEEKRKMILDSSLEVLKPVSFGILVIMLVYVPILTLDGIPGRMFRPMAETVLLALGFSLFLAVFLLPPLLYFFLSPKNLGTHSRKKDSKIVNWYAEKLPKILDQPRKIILYSLIFFAATLLMYFRMGTVFLPKLTEGDLMLVIVRNGNTGLEESLREQKELELFLGKMPEVESVFSRIGTSSVANDPMGPFNADTFIILKKDILPDLLEKRTWEKFLDKIEASVKEKFPESELTLSQPLEARFNELLEGSRADISVRILGKDLNVLLRLQEELKNTLEKIPGAVEVELDPIMALRKSNVIDVIPDSTKLKYYNISLPLFNSVLESSMSGFELGGFYEEEVRFPIKIRLSEEFRNRESEIGDITVGTEDGGTVPIRLLASIQKKEKVMTISRNRSRRFVAVSVNLRGRDLEGFYKEAVTQVSKLQIPNGYSIFWGGQIENLSHAKEKLSVIIPATLFMIFTVLYLGLRSIKQALLVFFCVPFALTGGIWFLFLRGMDLSVSAFVGCIALSGIAVLNGLVKLYTIDRIREESKLGVKEAVLEGAVSRIRPVVMTALVASFGFIPMAFGTGLGAEVQKPLATVVIGGIFSSTILTLVLLPAFYYWLEKD
- a CDS encoding TolC family protein — protein: MMTIAEKNSPLLTAIHSDLESLFYKRKQEGRTQNPSVYLDYGQRKAADESGAEYAVQIEQPIYFPGRKELKQLLVDNDSKIKEIQQIEAYNSIRLSSIKFAYRYLVAADKKNHVKERLKRLSLIESYIKARPFFTPQAKTDLFIIETKILALRKHFNDLELGAAKDYESLNLYLRQESVPNLKIPYFRSGVKFDRKELEKKAVSQNPSILAARGELDKARTELRLANLEKYPDYSITSQIGEDKSGVANRFYDFGLKFRIPVWDQFQNKVASAETNMRSKQDRLIYQENLIQTSFNQSFLDYEQSKINLRLYDLAQLDRIDRDLNFADMEFKRGRIQLISYLELENQLHETHHAVLDAQISHLESLLNLLYITNEKDILGVMGNASQTFEYQPK
- a CDS encoding TfoX/Sxy family protein, with protein sequence MSSFLTHVQDRLKVCGPLSYKNMFGGFGIYSGSQIFAMVIKDRLYFRVGESNQAEYESSGMTPFTYTGKDGKMVRVSYWEVPEEVLEDDEDLIFWFRKSLAEANKASSLKKRTIPKKKSIPKKKATKSKVSSSKRSITKKKAARKKSVKRLVKKTSVKRKVAAKKKKVRSR